Genomic DNA from Prosthecobacter sp. SYSU 5D2:
ATTGCGCAGATCCGTGAGCTGCTTCAGATAACGCGAGGGCTTGTAATCCCGGCCTGCGTTTTCCGGTACCAGGTTGGGATTGTGCAGGCCTAGTGAGAGGCTGACGCCGACGAAACGTTTGGCGGTCTGGGTCTGCGCAGGCGCAGCAAAGGCGGGCGTCATGGCCTCCAGCAAGGGCAGGCTCAAAGAGACACCTGCACCACGCAGAAGGGCGCGGCGGGAAAGCCGGGAACCGAAGTTAAAATGGACGTTTTTCATGCTGAGTTCGGGGGGGTTACTTGCGCAGGAAGACGGGGCTGGTGAGCGCGGCCTTGATAATAGAACGGAGGCCGTGGCCTGATTTTCCAGATTCGGCGACGATTTCGTCCATCAGCGGGGCCTCGCTAAAGCGGACGGGAGCGCCGGTGGAATAGGTGAGGAACTGACGGGCGAAACCTTCGGTGAGCTGGTCGCTGCGGCGGGTATAGATCTGCTTCCAGCTGATGAGGTCGGCGAAAGGGTCGCCATCCGGAGTGATGCCGGAGGGGTCCACCTTGGCACCTTTGCCGCTCTTTCCGTAGCCTTTGCGGAAGAGACCGACCGGGTCGTAGTTCTCCAGCGCAAAGCCGGGAGGATCAATGGTCATGTGGCAGGAAGCGCAGGAGGCGGAGTCGCGGTGTTTTTCCAACTGGTCGCGGATGCTGGTGGCGCCGCGGATGTCCGGCTCGATGGCGGGAATGCCCGGTGGCGGCGGCGGGATGTGCTGGCCAAGGATGCGCTCATTGATGAACACGCCACGCACGACGGGGGAGGTGTGGGTGCCGTCGGCGGTGACTTTCAAAATGGCACCCTGGGTGACGAGGCCGCCGCGTCCGGCGAGGTCGGATTTGGACAAGGAGACTTTCTGAAAACCTTTTCCAGGCTGGAGCGGCTGCTTGCTGCCGTAGTGCTTGGCCAGGCGGCCATTGAGCATGACAAAGTCTGAATCCACGAGGTGCGAGATGCCGAGATTTTTGGTCAGCATCTCGGTGAAGTAAGCACGGGTTTCCTGCACCATGGATTCCTGGACGACGGGATCAAAGGTCGGAAACTGGCGGGTGTCCGGGGAGGTGAAATCAATCTCCTTCAGCTTCAGCCACTGGTCCGTGAAGCTGCGGATGAAGCGGCGGGATTTGCGGTGGTCTAACAAACGATCAACCTGCTGGGCGATGACTTCGGGCTTTTTCAGCTCGCCTGCGGTGGCGAGTTTCATCAGCTCGCTGTCCGGCATGGAAATCCACAGCGCATAGCTCAGGCGGGAGGCGATGGAAAAATCATCCAGCGGCCCAGGGGCCTCAATGAACGTGAGGAAACGCGGCGAGCAAAGGATGGCGCGGTAGCTGGCATGAAGGGCCTCAGGAAGGGAGGCTTCTTCGGTCAGCATCTGGCGGCCAATGCTGCGATAAGGGGCCAGTTGCTCCGTGGTCACGTTGCGGCGGAAGGCCCGCCGGGCGAACTGGGCGATAAGACGGTCCAAGGTGGCCGGGGCATCATCCTCAAGTTTTTTGAACTCGCCAGTACCAAAGAGATTTCGGCGAACGGTGGCGCGGTCGCCCATGGGATAGATGCGCTCCATGTGAATGCCACGATGGGCGATGCCGGAGAAACCGTCCTTTTCCAGATCGCGGCCTGCATAGGAGATGTTGCCGCCTTTGGCCCCGGTGGGCGGACGGCGAAGATTGAAGTCATTGGGCCGCAGCTCCAGCATGTGGTCCTTGTACATCCAGGTTTCAAAAACGATGTCGCGCGGTTTGACGGCGGCTTCGACCAGCCCCGCCATGTACAGCATGGGGTTGGAAGAGACGCAGCGGCCAGAGCGCAAGGTGCCCCAGACGAGGCCGCTGGCATCCGGATTGATGGCACGCACCCCTTTGAAGGTGACGCGATACCACCCATCGTCAGGCACAGCCGTTGCGGGCATGCGACCGGTAAACTGCAGGCCAATGGGCCAGGAGATGCTTTCCTCTTTGCGATGCTCTGGGCCGCGATAGTTGCCCCGGTCATTTTTGACCAGTTCCTTGGGGGCAAAGTATTTTTTGAAAACCTGGTCGCCTTCCAGGGCGCGGCCAAAGGCCTCCGTGAGGGCGAGGTCGGCGACATCCAGGTAACGGGCGAGCTGGTGATGGGAAAGCTGCTGGGCCTCCGCCACCGTCTCAAAACCATGGGCTCCGCGCTCATCCGGCAGGAAGTCCTTCAGCGGCAGGTCAATGCCCAGCAGATCATGCACCGTGTTTTCATACTCCGTGCGCGTGAGCCGCCGGCTGCGAACGCGGCCATTCTCCTCGATGTCCTTCTGATCCGCGACGATCATCGGCTGGCCGAGGTCTTTTAGAAAGGCAACCGCCTCCGCTTTGGATGGCTGTTCCTTTTTAGGCGGCGGCATCTCGCCAGACTCCACCCGCTGAAAAACGCGCTCCCACTTGTGAAAAGCGTCCGGGTCCGTGAGGTCAAACTTCAGCGCCGTGAGGTCCAGTCCTGCCTTCTTCATGTCCGCATCATGACAGTCCATGCAATGGCGGTCCAGGAAGGCGGTGACAGGCGCAGGAACGGCGGCGACCACGCCGGAAGTGCCTAGCAGGAAGGAGAGAAAGAAAAAACGTGAGGGGGGGAACGTCATACGAAGCAGATCAAACCGGGACCGTTTGGGGCTCAGGAAGATACGTCTGCTAAAGGGGTTAACGCCAGGAACGTGCCATCCTTGCGGAAAAGAAGGCGAAAGAGGAGTCGGATTGGCCGCAAAGAGGCAGAGGAGGCAGAGTTAAAGCGGTTTGAATGAGGAAAGCAGGAAGACAGGAGGTTTGGTGTTTCTGGCTTCCGCTTTTCATACATTCCTCATTTCTATGGAATTTCAGATGGGTCTGGCGGCGGAGATGCAGGCTTATTGTTTATACTATCTTACATTATTTTTCAAGACGGTCTTCGCATCTCTTCCCTCCGTGGTCTGGCGCTTGGCACCTTATCTCCGCTCTTCCTTAGGCTCAAATCAGCGTGGCTTCTCAATCCTTGGATTCTGGCGGGCCGCGCAAAACACAGTTTTTATAATAAGGTCGCCTTATTTGAAAAAATAATAAATCTGATTGGCAAATTGGGCGCGAATCACAATCACAGGATCGCCCTTAGTACCACGATCCAGTTCACCCCTAGCATATCATGAAAACGTCACTAAACGATACCCCATCTGTAAATGATCGGCTCTGCCAGAAAGGCTTTTTTCAGCCCTGCATCATTAAATATCTTCTAGCCTTATTACTAGGCTTTGGTTTGCTATCTTCGCCCCCTTCCGCCCGTGCACAAGGTACGCTGGAGGATCTTGTGATTGTAGATGTCAGCCAGACGGGCGCTGATGTGGAGGTGAAGCTGCCGTCGCTGTTTATAGGAAAGGTCAAGTTGATCTTCACGGACGAGAATGGCACGACGGACGAGGTCGTCAGGCTGAATGTGAATGCCCTGGATCTGGTGGATCTGACGCTGCCTGTCAGGCTCAACAATCTGCTACCTGACACTGCCTACACGGTCAGAGCGGTGGCGACGAGCCTGCTGGGCGGAGTCCTGCAGAGTGCAGACGAGGTACTTGAAACGCTGCCGCTGGGCGGCACGCCGCTGCTGGATCTGGCCACTGTGGATATCGGCAGCAGCGGGGCGAAAGTGAACGTCGAACTGCCGGAACTGTTTACCGGCACGGTGACGGTCAACTATGAGGACGAAAACGGCAACCAGGGTTCCGAAGTGGTCGTCGGCGTGGCGGGTGTGACGGATTTGGGCGTTGACCTGGAGGGTTTGATTCCTGGTACCGTCTATACGGTGCAGGCCGTGGTGGACAACCTGCTGGGCGACGTCACGGAGACGATCACCATCATCCTGGAGACCTTGCCAGCACTTCCGGCTACGGAGGCACCTGTGGCCGTGACGGGTGCCGCCACGGACATCACCACCACCAGTGCCACGCTGAACGGGACGGTGAATCCCAACGAGTCGCTGACGCTGTATTACTTTGAGTATGGGAGAACGGCGGCCTATGGCAGCAGCACCCTGCCCGTCCCTCTGCTTGTGGGTGATGCGCCTATCGCGGTCTCCGGCACGGCCAGCGGCCTGATGCCAAACACGCTTTACCACTTCCGCCTGGTGGCAGCCAACAATGTGGCCATCAGCCGGGGCAGCGATGCTACTTTTACTACGACGGCGGTGCCGCCCGATACGCCTAACACAGCTCCTGTGGCCAATAATGATTTCATTTATCCGCAGGGCAACGCGACGACAGCGGCGGTGCTGGACAATGATACAGATGCGGAAGGCGATCCCCTGACCATCTCTGAATTCAGCCAGGGCCAGAGCGGTACTGTCACTGAAGGCCCTGACAATACGCTGGTGTACACCCCAGGGCGCAATTACCGGGGCACGGATTCATTTACCTATACGATCACGGATGGAGAATTCAGCGATACGGCCACGGTGTTTGTGGAGGACTTTGCCTCCGCCACACTGGGCACATACAATGGCCTGGTGGACAACATTACCCCCACCAACGGCAACACGGGGATGCTGACGATGAAGGTGAACAAGCGCCTTTCCTTCACCGGGACGCTCCAGTTGAGCGGGCTGAAATACCGCTTCAAAGGCCGGTTTGACGGTGAGGGCAATGCGGTGGTTAATGTCAAACGTGCGCGGCTCACCCCGGTGAGCATCGAACTGGAGATCAATCCGTTCCGTGGTGCGGTGGAGGGAGCGGTGATGGTGGACGGTTTCCGCTCCACCGTGGTGGCGAAACGCAACCCGTATAACATCAGGTCCAACCAGACGCCGCATTTTGGCAAATACAATGTGGTGCTGAATCCTGTGAACGGCCCCGGTGTGCCGCAGGGCAACGGCTACCTGACCTTCAACATCAGCAAGGTGGGCAAGGTGCGTGTGGTCGGCAAGCTGAGTGACAACCAGTCCTTCACGGCTTCCGCCTTCCTGGCCGCAGACGGCACCTTCCCGCTCTACAATGGAATCTATCGCGCCACACTGAATGAGCGCGGCAGCCTCGGCGGCCTGGTGACCCTGGAGGATCCCACCGACCCGGTGGACGGAAATCTGGCGGCAAACAGCACGCTGAGGTGGTATAAACCTGCGCAGACCAAGGGCCTGTATGCTGCAGGCTTCACCGCTGACGTGGATCTGACCGGGTCGCGCTATGGAAGACCCACGAAAGGAAACCGCGTCTTCGAAGTGGAAAACCCCAACGGCCAGGTCATCGTCCGCATTACGAACGGGAACCTGGCGGCACCGATCACGGCCACCTTCACCTGGGACACAAACAACAAGCTGGTGGCCACAGGTCCGAACCCGGCGAACGTGCAGGTGAAGATCGCCCCGGCGAATGGCAAGATGTCCGGTAGTTTTATTGATCCGGGCACGGGCCGCAAGAAACCCTTCCGAGGGGTGATCACCCAGCGGCATGAGTTTGGCAGCGCACTGTTTGTGGGGACAACGGATACTGGCACGGTCATCTTCTCCGAGAGCGGTTTTGAGCCCTGATTTGAATTCACTGGCACGTCACCTGGTGATCATCGCGGCGCAGTCCTTCGGGGCTGCGCCGTCGCTTC
This window encodes:
- a CDS encoding Ig-like domain-containing protein, translated to MLSSPPSARAQGTLEDLVIVDVSQTGADVEVKLPSLFIGKVKLIFTDENGTTDEVVRLNVNALDLVDLTLPVRLNNLLPDTAYTVRAVATSLLGGVLQSADEVLETLPLGGTPLLDLATVDIGSSGAKVNVELPELFTGTVTVNYEDENGNQGSEVVVGVAGVTDLGVDLEGLIPGTVYTVQAVVDNLLGDVTETITIILETLPALPATEAPVAVTGAATDITTTSATLNGTVNPNESLTLYYFEYGRTAAYGSSTLPVPLLVGDAPIAVSGTASGLMPNTLYHFRLVAANNVAISRGSDATFTTTAVPPDTPNTAPVANNDFIYPQGNATTAAVLDNDTDAEGDPLTISEFSQGQSGTVTEGPDNTLVYTPGRNYRGTDSFTYTITDGEFSDTATVFVEDFASATLGTYNGLVDNITPTNGNTGMLTMKVNKRLSFTGTLQLSGLKYRFKGRFDGEGNAVVNVKRARLTPVSIELEINPFRGAVEGAVMVDGFRSTVVAKRNPYNIRSNQTPHFGKYNVVLNPVNGPGVPQGNGYLTFNISKVGKVRVVGKLSDNQSFTASAFLAADGTFPLYNGIYRATLNERGSLGGLVTLEDPTDPVDGNLAANSTLRWYKPAQTKGLYAAGFTADVDLTGSRYGRPTKGNRVFEVENPNGQVIVRITNGNLAAPITATFTWDTNNKLVATGPNPANVQVKIAPANGKMSGSFIDPGTGRKKPFRGVITQRHEFGSALFVGTTDTGTVIFSESGFEP
- a CDS encoding DUF1592 domain-containing protein; the encoded protein is MTFPPSRFFFLSFLLGTSGVVAAVPAPVTAFLDRHCMDCHDADMKKAGLDLTALKFDLTDPDAFHKWERVFQRVESGEMPPPKKEQPSKAEAVAFLKDLGQPMIVADQKDIEENGRVRSRRLTRTEYENTVHDLLGIDLPLKDFLPDERGAHGFETVAEAQQLSHHQLARYLDVADLALTEAFGRALEGDQVFKKYFAPKELVKNDRGNYRGPEHRKEESISWPIGLQFTGRMPATAVPDDGWYRVTFKGVRAINPDASGLVWGTLRSGRCVSSNPMLYMAGLVEAAVKPRDIVFETWMYKDHMLELRPNDFNLRRPPTGAKGGNISYAGRDLEKDGFSGIAHRGIHMERIYPMGDRATVRRNLFGTGEFKKLEDDAPATLDRLIAQFARRAFRRNVTTEQLAPYRSIGRQMLTEEASLPEALHASYRAILCSPRFLTFIEAPGPLDDFSIASRLSYALWISMPDSELMKLATAGELKKPEVIAQQVDRLLDHRKSRRFIRSFTDQWLKLKEIDFTSPDTRQFPTFDPVVQESMVQETRAYFTEMLTKNLGISHLVDSDFVMLNGRLAKHYGSKQPLQPGKGFQKVSLSKSDLAGRGGLVTQGAILKVTADGTHTSPVVRGVFINERILGQHIPPPPPGIPAIEPDIRGATSIRDQLEKHRDSASCASCHMTIDPPGFALENYDPVGLFRKGYGKSGKGAKVDPSGITPDGDPFADLISWKQIYTRRSDQLTEGFARQFLTYSTGAPVRFSEAPLMDEIVAESGKSGHGLRSIIKAALTSPVFLRK